Proteins encoded in a region of the Paenibacillus wynnii genome:
- a CDS encoding sodium-dependent transporter — protein sequence MSTKKGSETKLVGSPDQFTKSGFILAAIGSAVGLGNMWKFPYITGQYGGAAFFLLFIVCLVAVGLPVLLAELSIGRGGRGNASSSFVKVGGHKAWGGMGLLSVIGAFMIMSFYAVVAGWTFHYAVQAFSGKLFANDDFGGQFSSFISGYTPIIWQAGVLIITGWIVARGISGGIEKFNKVLIPGLLVLLVILMVRALTLPGAEAGVEFFLKPDFSRLTPESALVALGHAFFSLSLGMGAMMTYGSYVDRKQSLGAATLAIGGGDLLYAFIAGLIIFPTTFSFGIDQAQGPTLVFIALPAAFSAMPFGTLFGGLFFILLAIAALTSTVSLIEVPVAYAIERWKMSRNTAVWIIIAGCFLLGLPAALSFGLVPGLTFGGKSFFDWMDFIASNIILPLGGLAVTVFAGYFWKGIGDEAGLTGLWFRVWLFMLRFVAPILVLFVFLHSAGIIKF from the coding sequence ATGAGCACGAAAAAAGGTAGTGAAACAAAGCTGGTGGGTTCACCGGATCAATTCACCAAATCCGGATTTATACTGGCAGCGATCGGCAGTGCCGTGGGACTAGGTAATATGTGGAAATTCCCATATATTACGGGCCAATACGGTGGTGCAGCATTTTTCCTGCTGTTTATTGTTTGTTTGGTAGCGGTAGGGTTACCTGTATTGTTGGCTGAGCTTTCGATTGGCCGGGGAGGCCGGGGTAACGCATCAAGTTCGTTTGTTAAAGTCGGCGGACATAAGGCATGGGGCGGTATGGGATTGCTGTCAGTAATAGGGGCATTTATGATTATGTCTTTCTATGCTGTCGTAGCAGGTTGGACATTTCATTATGCAGTTCAAGCGTTTAGCGGTAAACTTTTCGCAAACGATGACTTCGGAGGGCAATTCAGCAGCTTCATTTCTGGATACACCCCGATTATATGGCAGGCCGGTGTACTAATCATCACAGGTTGGATTGTAGCTCGAGGAATTTCTGGAGGGATTGAGAAATTTAATAAGGTTCTCATTCCGGGTTTGCTGGTTCTACTAGTGATTCTAATGGTACGCGCATTAACCTTGCCTGGTGCAGAGGCTGGGGTCGAATTTTTCCTTAAGCCAGACTTCTCCAGGCTGACTCCTGAATCCGCTTTGGTTGCTCTGGGTCATGCCTTTTTCTCTCTATCGCTGGGTATGGGCGCCATGATGACCTATGGTTCTTATGTTGATCGCAAGCAATCGCTCGGTGCGGCTACACTTGCTATCGGCGGCGGTGACTTATTGTATGCCTTTATTGCAGGACTCATTATTTTTCCGACAACCTTTTCCTTTGGGATTGATCAGGCGCAGGGGCCTACGCTTGTATTTATAGCTCTGCCGGCGGCTTTCTCAGCCATGCCGTTTGGAACACTCTTCGGGGGGTTATTCTTTATACTGCTGGCTATCGCCGCATTGACATCAACAGTATCGTTAATAGAGGTGCCCGTAGCCTATGCCATTGAGCGCTGGAAGATGTCACGTAATACAGCAGTATGGATCATTATTGCCGGCTGTTTCCTTCTCGGTCTTCCTGCCGCTTTATCCTTTGGATTGGTTCCGGGGTTAACTTTTGGCGGAAAATCATTTTTTGATTGGATGGACTTCATAGCCTCCAATATTATTCTGCCATTAGGCGGTTTGGCGGTAACGGTGTTTGCAGGATACTTCTGGAAGGGTATTGGCGATGAAGCAGGTCTTACAGGCCTCTGGTTCCGTGTTTGGCTGTTTATGCTTCGATTTGTCGCTCCAATCCTTGTACTGTTCGTGTTCTTACACTCTGCAGGTATAATCAAATTCTAG
- a CDS encoding IS1182 family transposase, with the protein MIQKQQTLVLSPYIELYNMVVPKDNLLRQINELVDFSFIYEELQVNYCLDNGRNAIDPIRMFKYLLLKAIFELSDVDIVERSRYDLSFKYFLGMAPEDPVMDPSSLTKFRKLRLKNMNMLDLLIGKTVTLAIEIGILKSTAIIVDATHTKARYNQKSPQEILQDRARKVRKALYAMDESVKTKLPTKNTSTVLEDEISYCNKLIHTVENELGLPLVPKLQEPLNLLKETVEDDVEQLRIAEDADARVGHKSADSSFFGYKTHLAMTEERIITAAIVTTGEKNDGKQLQDLIEKSKATGMDVRTVIGDTAYSEKDNLIYTKTNDMELVAKLNPMITQGNRKKEDEFEFNKDADLYVCKAGHMAIRKARQGKKGVGKNQVVTYYFDVEKCKRCPFKEGCYKEGSKTKTYSVSIKSDEHSEQMAFQESDYFKDKSKERYKIEAKNSELKHRHGYDVAISSGLLGMELQGAMAIFAVNLKRILKLHD; encoded by the coding sequence ATGATTCAGAAACAACAGACCTTGGTGTTGAGTCCATACATCGAACTCTACAATATGGTAGTGCCGAAGGATAACTTGCTTCGGCAAATCAACGAACTTGTAGATTTTTCATTTATCTACGAAGAACTTCAAGTGAACTATTGCCTCGATAACGGGCGTAATGCCATCGACCCGATTCGGATGTTTAAATACTTGCTCCTTAAAGCAATATTTGAATTGTCTGACGTGGACATCGTGGAACGGTCCCGGTATGACCTGTCCTTTAAGTATTTTCTGGGGATGGCGCCAGAGGACCCGGTTATGGATCCCAGCTCCTTAACCAAGTTCCGCAAGCTACGCCTGAAAAACATGAATATGCTGGACTTACTCATTGGGAAAACCGTGACACTCGCCATTGAGATAGGAATCCTGAAGAGCACTGCAATTATTGTGGACGCAACCCATACCAAAGCGCGCTACAACCAGAAGTCTCCGCAAGAGATCCTTCAGGACCGGGCCCGGAAAGTACGCAAAGCTCTCTATGCGATGGACGAATCCGTCAAGACTAAGCTGCCGACGAAGAATACCAGCACAGTGTTGGAAGACGAGATCTCCTACTGCAACAAACTCATACATACCGTCGAAAACGAATTGGGCCTACCATTGGTACCGAAACTGCAAGAACCGCTAAACCTGCTAAAGGAAACCGTGGAGGATGATGTGGAGCAGCTTCGAATCGCAGAAGACGCGGATGCGCGGGTCGGGCACAAAAGTGCGGACTCGTCCTTTTTCGGATACAAAACTCACTTGGCTATGACAGAGGAACGCATTATTACAGCGGCCATTGTTACAACGGGCGAAAAGAATGACGGTAAACAACTGCAAGATCTGATTGAAAAAAGTAAAGCCACGGGGATGGACGTCCGAACGGTAATTGGAGATACGGCTTATTCGGAGAAGGACAATCTCATCTATACAAAGACGAACGACATGGAACTGGTGGCCAAATTAAACCCGATGATTACGCAAGGGAACCGCAAGAAAGAAGATGAGTTTGAGTTCAACAAAGACGCTGACCTGTATGTCTGCAAGGCCGGCCACATGGCGATCCGCAAAGCACGGCAAGGAAAGAAGGGTGTCGGTAAAAACCAGGTGGTCACGTATTATTTTGACGTAGAGAAGTGCAAGCGATGTCCATTCAAAGAAGGGTGCTACAAGGAAGGATCCAAGACGAAAACCTATTCCGTGAGCATAAAGTCCGACGAGCATTCGGAGCAAATGGCTTTCCAAGAGAGCGACTATTTCAAAGACAAGTCAAAAGAACGGTACAAGATTGAAGCCAAGAATAGCGAACTGAAACACAGACACGGGTACGATGTAGCCATATCCTCGGGTCTCTTAGGCATGGAGCTACAAGGAGCAATGGCGATATTCGCAGTTAATCTGAAGAGGATTTTGAAGCTACACGACTAA
- a CDS encoding diguanylate cyclase, translating into MPLMQGYPYYLLMGSVLSLYMGISSHKYRKTPGRRYLWNLMIIVSLIFAATAAEILSTTFAVKLWWKNVQQIPLFFSTLFTYAVVKDYVARPPGGLSKRLFLFSIPVIFDILLISTDSFHHLMRSHVRMDTIAGISGISVQPTWLSMLFIAYDQIFSLYAALLLAIALVKAPRAYFIRNITMLAGFLIPVVTIFVLPLLKIKITGFTAMVILPATLTAYFTIFRDPNTSIYPLAKHKIFENMKDGILLTDRHDQIIDINAAGEMYLSNITGHSPGTWLGMSIHTLLEKHWNIRMYYKQRQEGDFEIELPEQEGTCYGATLVSTERNNVNTAGMLIIISDHSDKKRYERELVHQATVDDLTGLFNRRHFMRLVENHSIHGGAGMALLLIDIDDFKLINDTYGHLAGDQALLAFSERIQHSYRNKGIVGRVGGEEFAVCFFASDEWGALEEAEAFRATMGDHVVQLNEGQTIQFTVSVGIAYTEQHGATFEDLYREADEALYLSKATGKNKVTLRNQPIIRNA; encoded by the coding sequence ATGCCTTTGATGCAGGGATATCCGTATTATTTGTTAATGGGTAGTGTGCTCAGTCTCTACATGGGTATAAGCTCTCATAAATACCGTAAGACTCCAGGGAGGCGATATCTTTGGAATCTAATGATCATCGTCAGCTTAATATTTGCGGCAACGGCCGCAGAGATCCTTTCTACTACATTCGCAGTCAAGCTATGGTGGAAAAATGTGCAGCAAATCCCGCTCTTCTTTAGTACTCTATTTACCTATGCCGTTGTTAAGGATTATGTCGCCCGACCTCCGGGTGGACTATCCAAAAGGCTTTTCCTGTTTTCGATTCCGGTGATCTTCGATATCCTATTAATCAGTACGGACTCCTTCCATCATCTGATGCGCAGTCATGTGAGGATGGATACGATAGCTGGTATTAGTGGAATTTCGGTTCAGCCTACTTGGTTAAGCATGCTGTTTATTGCGTACGATCAGATATTCAGCTTGTATGCAGCCCTGCTGTTGGCTATTGCCTTGGTAAAGGCCCCTAGGGCATATTTCATACGGAATATTACGATGCTGGCCGGTTTCCTTATTCCAGTGGTTACTATATTTGTGCTTCCGCTTCTCAAAATTAAGATTACGGGTTTCACAGCAATGGTCATCCTGCCGGCAACCCTAACCGCTTACTTTACTATATTCCGTGACCCTAATACCTCCATTTACCCTTTGGCTAAGCATAAAATATTTGAAAATATGAAGGACGGTATCCTTCTTACCGATCGCCACGACCAAATCATTGATATTAATGCTGCGGGAGAAATGTATTTATCAAATATTACGGGGCATTCACCTGGTACCTGGCTGGGCATGAGCATCCACACCCTGCTCGAGAAACACTGGAATATTCGGATGTATTATAAGCAAAGACAAGAAGGCGATTTCGAGATTGAGCTTCCCGAACAAGAAGGTACCTGCTATGGGGCAACACTAGTCTCAACGGAGCGGAACAATGTGAATACCGCCGGAATGTTGATTATCATTAGCGACCATAGCGATAAAAAGCGTTATGAACGTGAGCTTGTTCACCAGGCAACGGTTGATGATCTGACCGGACTCTTCAACCGAAGGCATTTTATGAGGCTGGTTGAAAATCATAGTATACATGGTGGGGCCGGTATGGCTCTTCTATTGATCGATATCGATGATTTCAAATTAATTAATGATACATACGGACATTTGGCTGGGGATCAGGCGCTACTTGCCTTTTCCGAGAGAATTCAGCATTCATACCGAAACAAAGGTATTGTCGGAAGGGTAGGCGGGGAGGAATTTGCTGTATGCTTCTTTGCAAGTGATGAATGGGGAGCATTGGAAGAGGCGGAGGCGTTTCGCGCAACGATGGGAGATCATGTCGTACAATTAAATGAAGGACAAACCATTCAATTTACTGTAAGTGTTGGAATAGCCTACACAGAGCAACATGGAGCAACCTTCGAGGACTTATATCGGGAAGCAGACGAAGCTTTATATTTGTCTAAGGCCACTGGAAAAAATAAAGTTACCCTGAGAAACCAACCTATTATTAGAAATGCGTAA
- a CDS encoding type B 50S ribosomal protein L31, with protein MREGIHPKTNQVIFLDASVGFKFLSSSTKSSGETMVWEDGNTYPVIRVDASSASHPFYTGKQRDTETGGRVDKFKQRLAQKK; from the coding sequence ATGAGAGAAGGCATACATCCGAAGACCAATCAGGTTATCTTTTTAGATGCCAGCGTTGGCTTCAAATTTTTGAGCAGCTCCACTAAATCAAGTGGTGAGACTATGGTTTGGGAAGACGGCAACACATACCCGGTAATTCGTGTAGATGCAAGTTCTGCATCCCACCCGTTCTATACTGGTAAGCAAAGAGATACCGAAACAGGCGGTAGAGTTGATAAGTTCAAACAACGTCTGGCTCAAAAGAAATAA
- a CDS encoding DUF2339 domain-containing protein — MNRFKGVERTGWGILLLCLGSFFGLNVPLHIITEGTFLNYSDPYFALKYTFITAGMLSVAVLYAVQNNKNNILLYHSPQEVKWTVGFKYPALLNVWAYALYESRHLYMLVLPEDFPHTTFYTLLLYAVVSVLLAYGLPKVKVMYDLIVKYFTMFLYGFGYVICIAITVGLPSLQGDFAQNTGEDYIVLGVLIVFNIFVWFSGRDLLIAVIQRNYKSIELYPVIMGVYLLSIITSFLGVQLQLDDAGLIFSLVYLLLAVLFIMYGFRKRYVYIRRFGLGLTLLATGKLLLYDLSLLNTGNKIIAYFSFGMCLLGISYLYQKVSNRMEETHAAAESELKS; from the coding sequence ATGAACCGCTTCAAGGGAGTGGAACGAACGGGTTGGGGTATTTTGCTGCTCTGTCTCGGGTCGTTTTTTGGCTTGAACGTACCGCTTCATATAATAACTGAAGGTACATTTCTAAATTACAGTGATCCCTACTTTGCGCTCAAATATACCTTTATTACGGCAGGGATGCTTTCCGTAGCTGTGTTATACGCTGTCCAGAATAATAAGAATAATATTTTGCTATACCACAGCCCACAGGAGGTTAAATGGACAGTTGGGTTCAAATATCCGGCGTTACTGAATGTATGGGCGTATGCTTTATATGAATCAAGACATCTGTATATGCTGGTCTTACCGGAGGACTTCCCACATACAACCTTCTATACTTTGCTGCTGTATGCGGTTGTATCCGTCCTTTTAGCTTATGGATTACCCAAGGTGAAGGTTATGTATGACCTGATTGTTAAATATTTTACAATGTTTCTATATGGGTTCGGCTACGTCATCTGTATCGCTATTACCGTAGGTCTGCCGAGTCTGCAGGGTGATTTTGCGCAAAATACGGGGGAGGATTATATCGTACTGGGCGTGCTCATTGTCTTTAATATTTTCGTATGGTTTAGCGGCCGCGATTTGTTAATTGCCGTCATTCAGCGAAATTACAAGAGCATTGAATTGTATCCTGTCATTATGGGAGTCTATTTACTTAGTATTATTACATCATTTTTGGGTGTACAACTGCAACTGGACGATGCCGGGTTAATCTTCAGTCTTGTGTATCTGCTGCTTGCGGTGTTGTTTATCATGTATGGCTTCCGCAAAAGATACGTATACATCCGTCGATTTGGTCTAGGATTAACCCTATTGGCGACAGGCAAGCTGCTGCTTTACGACTTGAGTCTTCTTAACACCGGCAATAAAATCATTGCGTACTTCAGCTTCGGGATGTGTCTGTTAGGGATTTCCTACTTGTATCAAAAGGTCTCGAACAGAATGGAGGAAACCCATGCTGCGGCGGAGAGTGAACTTAAAAGTTAG
- a CDS encoding DUF2339 domain-containing protein, with the protein MEQFTDRLRSMKQQQDGLVREYQALVTEYESHDLVNENVTLKKQHEEHKLALEQLKVQVGKLQQENSELRIAITEQIMDEKLNIIKVSRQKLQTYFASQSKAYTDRLSSFEIEVKHRIERFYNTASRQLGEEKTEIAQKLGGISSELNEKILLRRQSQKEAENGMLSGIDNRLNDFSSEEVSEEVLLRRRKQNQIEMKIGLHWINRLAILLFILAVGAGFRYTYSNWLTDYMKGSAFFLLGALMLGAGEWLFRKGKGAFAIGLLGGGISVLYGSIFYSYFLLDIISIYVGLSLSVLVTLTAVILSLRCKSRSICSLGLIGGYLPLFSYIGAFGLTGSAVYVAMGYLFLLNIFILLISLRKRWIIVNYLSFLFNVPSMLLLISLSDSNGVSMLYAVLTFGMYLGITLWYPFKYRSKLSGWDFSLLGCNTIISCVTLFDLFVDAGLTDYKGGLALFLCLMYLGLGRGLEKLMPQEKQSMLLFYATSLTFAVLMIPFQLGEEWWSIGWLVEAVVLTV; encoded by the coding sequence ATGGAGCAATTCACAGATCGGTTGCGGTCCATGAAACAGCAACAGGATGGGCTTGTTAGGGAATATCAGGCGTTAGTCACGGAATATGAGAGCCATGATTTAGTGAACGAGAACGTAACTTTGAAGAAGCAACACGAGGAACACAAACTGGCCTTGGAGCAGTTGAAGGTACAAGTAGGGAAGCTACAACAGGAGAACTCGGAGCTGAGGATTGCGATTACGGAACAAATTATGGATGAGAAACTCAACATTATTAAGGTATCCCGCCAAAAACTTCAGACATATTTTGCATCCCAAAGCAAAGCCTACACGGACCGGCTAAGCTCTTTCGAAATAGAAGTGAAGCACCGGATCGAGCGCTTCTACAATACGGCTTCCCGCCAGCTGGGTGAGGAGAAGACAGAGATTGCCCAAAAACTCGGCGGTATATCTTCAGAGTTAAATGAGAAAATTCTGCTTCGCCGCCAGAGTCAGAAGGAAGCGGAGAATGGCATGCTTTCTGGGATTGATAACAGACTAAACGATTTTTCCTCGGAGGAAGTCAGTGAGGAAGTGCTCCTCCGCAGAAGAAAGCAGAATCAAATCGAGATGAAGATAGGACTTCACTGGATTAACAGACTCGCAATCCTGCTCTTTATTTTAGCGGTAGGGGCGGGGTTCCGATATACATATTCGAATTGGTTAACGGACTATATGAAGGGGAGCGCTTTTTTCCTGCTGGGGGCGCTTATGCTAGGCGCTGGTGAGTGGCTTTTCCGTAAAGGGAAAGGTGCGTTTGCTATTGGCTTGCTTGGCGGTGGGATTTCAGTACTGTACGGCTCTATCTTTTACAGCTACTTTTTATTGGATATTATAAGTATTTACGTGGGGCTATCCTTGTCTGTTCTCGTCACGCTGACTGCTGTAATACTGTCGTTAAGGTGTAAATCCAGAAGTATCTGTTCGCTCGGGCTTATCGGGGGATACCTTCCGTTATTTTCTTACATAGGTGCATTTGGTCTTACAGGCAGTGCGGTTTATGTAGCCATGGGCTACTTATTCCTGCTGAATATATTCATTCTGCTGATTTCTCTTCGGAAACGTTGGATTATTGTCAATTATCTCAGCTTTCTGTTTAATGTTCCTTCGATGCTGTTGCTGATCTCTTTGTCGGATAGTAACGGTGTGAGTATGCTATATGCCGTCTTGACCTTTGGGATGTATCTTGGCATTACGCTATGGTATCCGTTCAAATATCGCTCCAAGCTATCCGGGTGGGATTTTTCATTGCTGGGGTGCAATACCATTATCAGCTGTGTTACCTTGTTTGATTTGTTTGTCGATGCGGGACTTACGGATTACAAGGGTGGGCTGGCGCTGTTCTTATGCCTGATGTATCTGGGTCTTGGCCGGGGCTTGGAGAAGTTAATGCCTCAGGAAAAACAGAGTATGCTGCTCTTCTACGCTACCTCGTTGACTTTTGCCGTTCTGATGATTCCCTTCCAGTTGGGGGAAGAATGGTGGTCCATAGGATGGTTGGTAGAGGCTGTTGTTCTAACCGTATAA
- a CDS encoding glutathionylspermidine synthase family protein → MSDRDSIFEVVDHSGLQRAERAAQLNELGFTWADLEEEEYWLDGIVTMPTDVYGELEEASSKLWAVLDKAVRYIHHKQDLYDLIGIPPVLWEMLDEGELPPEGLISRYARFDFAVANDGTIKLLELNADTPTGYVEASIATPWICREAGISSPNDQMKEHLAAAWAVEQPDTAACVAYGSHQEDSGTIDALVRHSGLNIRCVDCLDLWVDEGIVKDSEDHVIERMFALYPKEWMAVDEGGDALAYAVETGRLQLFNTPHSILLQSKGLLAVVWGMYELGLLFDEKEREAIASYILPTYNKPIFSGSFVSKSMFGREGGSVRLFDSNGALEIQDEDGYDSSVLFPSVYQKRAEMGRIQTPNGEFHLLIGMFVINGKPCGLLGRAGGLITGNASQFIALGVR, encoded by the coding sequence ATGAGTGACCGAGATAGCATATTTGAAGTTGTGGATCACTCGGGTCTACAGCGGGCAGAACGGGCAGCACAGCTGAATGAGCTTGGGTTCACTTGGGCGGATCTGGAGGAGGAAGAGTACTGGCTGGATGGCATAGTGACCATGCCCACGGATGTATATGGGGAGTTGGAGGAGGCATCGTCCAAGCTCTGGGCAGTCCTTGACAAAGCTGTACGCTATATTCACCATAAACAGGATTTGTACGATTTAATAGGTATCCCTCCCGTGCTATGGGAAATGCTTGATGAAGGCGAACTTCCCCCGGAGGGGTTAATCAGCCGCTATGCCCGTTTTGATTTTGCCGTGGCGAATGACGGTACGATTAAACTTCTTGAGCTGAATGCAGATACGCCTACCGGTTATGTTGAAGCCTCTATTGCCACTCCGTGGATTTGCAGGGAGGCTGGAATATCTAGTCCGAATGATCAGATGAAGGAGCACTTAGCCGCTGCATGGGCAGTAGAACAGCCGGATACAGCAGCCTGTGTCGCCTATGGTTCTCATCAGGAGGATTCCGGTACGATTGATGCTTTGGTACGGCACAGCGGTCTGAACATACGATGTGTGGATTGTCTGGATTTGTGGGTGGATGAGGGCATTGTAAAAGACAGTGAAGACCATGTGATTGAGCGGATGTTCGCCTTATATCCAAAGGAATGGATGGCAGTCGACGAAGGCGGGGATGCCCTTGCCTATGCAGTGGAGACAGGCCGGCTTCAGCTATTTAACACACCGCACAGTATTCTTCTGCAATCCAAAGGACTGCTTGCTGTGGTCTGGGGAATGTATGAGCTGGGTTTGCTGTTTGATGAAAAAGAACGAGAGGCGATTGCAAGCTATATATTGCCTACGTATAACAAACCGATATTCTCCGGGAGCTTTGTATCCAAGTCCATGTTCGGACGTGAAGGTGGATCTGTTCGTCTGTTTGACAGTAATGGAGCACTGGAAATCCAGGATGAGGACGGGTATGACAGCAGCGTATTATTTCCGTCGGTGTACCAAAAGAGGGCCGAGATGGGTCGGATTCAGACGCCAAACGGAGAATTCCATCTGCTAATCGGCATGTTTGTAATTAACGGGAAGCCCTGCGGGCTGCTCGGGCGTGCCGGTGGACTCATTACAGGCAATGCCAGTCAATTTATCGCGTTGGGAGTGAGATAA
- a CDS encoding DUF350 domain-containing protein, whose amino-acid sequence MTIVINLVVSVGVIILLQCLGMVIFSWMTPFKDMEELKNGNVAVALAWGGKFLATAIILGVAAFTNTSIWFMMMWFAVGYVCLVAAYWIFELLTPGFTISEHLKKGNVAVGILLCMVFIGTAFAVSSLII is encoded by the coding sequence TTGACGATCGTTATTAATTTAGTAGTGAGTGTGGGTGTAATCATTTTGCTGCAATGTTTAGGCATGGTTATTTTCAGCTGGATGACTCCTTTTAAGGATATGGAAGAACTGAAGAATGGTAATGTGGCAGTGGCTTTGGCATGGGGCGGTAAATTTCTGGCAACAGCCATTATCCTCGGAGTAGCGGCTTTTACGAATACATCTATCTGGTTTATGATGATGTGGTTCGCTGTAGGCTATGTATGTCTGGTGGCGGCTTATTGGATCTTCGAGCTGCTTACACCGGGATTTACGATTTCCGAGCATCTGAAAAAAGGCAACGTAGCCGTTGGGATTTTGCTGTGTATGGTATTTATCGGAACGGCTTTTGCGGTCAGCAGTTTGATTATCTAA
- a CDS encoding potassium channel protein, giving the protein MHFLLRVSTRMMRLSKKTIGLIILCFILVSATIAFLLEPETFQTWFNAFYWVMTTMATVGYGDYFAKTVVGKAFTMFLYVFGIGLLSLVIGKVIDSIAEIQRRRGAGTLSFRGKEHVILLNWNKKTQAAVDEIFCYSPKCHIVVIDESSRHPLEHMEQVHFISGDPSSDDILSKANIGEAKAAIVFGDARIDEAALIDGKSLLIASSIERIAPHVHTTVEIMQEKNIQNFRHVHVNDFVLSHDAISRLAVRAALQEGNSEVISQLLSRQHGDDIYEIPVDGSWKTYGDAFHALLNQGATLLADRSDLSINRKLSEAIPREARLYVVADESTYRRIAGK; this is encoded by the coding sequence ATGCATTTCTTACTCAGAGTATCTACAAGAATGATGAGATTGAGCAAGAAAACCATTGGTCTAATTATCCTTTGCTTTATTCTTGTAAGCGCAACTATTGCCTTTTTACTGGAGCCGGAGACCTTCCAAACTTGGTTTAATGCGTTCTACTGGGTTATGACTACTATGGCTACCGTTGGGTATGGCGATTATTTTGCAAAGACTGTGGTTGGCAAGGCCTTTACCATGTTCTTATATGTTTTTGGAATTGGGCTGTTAAGCTTGGTTATTGGGAAAGTTATTGACTCTATTGCAGAGATTCAAAGACGGAGGGGGGCGGGAACATTGAGCTTTCGCGGCAAGGAACATGTCATTCTATTGAATTGGAATAAAAAAACGCAAGCGGCGGTGGATGAGATTTTTTGTTACTCACCGAAGTGCCACATTGTTGTTATTGATGAATCAAGTCGACATCCTTTGGAGCATATGGAGCAGGTGCATTTCATTAGCGGCGATCCTTCATCGGATGATATTCTAAGCAAAGCCAATATTGGGGAAGCTAAGGCCGCAATTGTGTTCGGGGATGCCCGAATTGATGAGGCTGCGCTTATTGATGGGAAGTCCTTGCTTATTGCCTCAAGTATTGAGCGCATTGCACCCCATGTACATACCACCGTTGAAATCATGCAGGAGAAGAACATTCAGAACTTTAGGCATGTTCATGTGAATGATTTCGTCCTGTCGCATGATGCCATATCCAGGCTTGCGGTTCGGGCGGCTCTGCAAGAGGGGAACTCCGAAGTGATTAGCCAGCTTCTCAGCAGGCAGCACGGTGATGACATTTATGAAATTCCGGTTGATGGGTCTTGGAAGACTTATGGGGATGCTTTTCATGCTTTGCTGAATCAAGGGGCAACTTTATTGGCCGACCGCAGCGATCTCAGTATTAACCGTAAACTTAGCGAGGCTATTCCGAGGGAAGCCAGACTCTACGTTGTAGCTGATGAGTCAACCTACAGGAGAATTGCCGGTAAGTAA